One stretch of Brettanomyces nanus chromosome 4, complete sequence DNA includes these proteins:
- a CDS encoding uncharacterized protein (BUSCO:EOG093403VG) produces MITSDGDDDTSFTYSSDDLATLYDSFAGSSLADGFQHLQSLSGKVYSEFQLFPSSGWFASKKYDQVIVLLGDPEPMVSHLKQFDAALVVIKVYRPFALDDLKELLTKTLKGYSAVQLVEQSSISFQFSPLLLDIIDFLPQLSSGAKVIYSQMLKLTEENVDSALQHLISNGKLEKPIQRLTFGKSFDPSITAVTEEDVKSSPDNAYIKILHEIGPNVIVLNDYKVNPSPEYTLGKFLYRENQRDKLANLVEKKLSKFQGALNDDLAKWLLWARNSDSVSKTNYDASKLLDTLTHSNRTAASELLDYKDFFESKSGWIIGSDKWSYDTGLASFHQALQSGKKNLKLLIIDSDSSINHRQSKKNLGLYAMNYGNAYVASVALYSSYTQTLTAFLEASAYDDGPAIVLAYLPNEESHLEILKTTKEAVDTGYWPLYRFNPHLDEYSEMFKLDSTFIRRELQQFLDRENRLTLLAQKSAKLQYNLQTYNKAVDEKIHQTSKQAFQNLLENMSGDPMTVAYASDNGNAAGLANRLSQRAGKKGFKVRLAQLDDLSVDELPLETNLIVITSTSGQGEFPSGGKHFWDTIKSSTVDLANIHASVFGLGDSKYWPRQEDVKYYNRPSGELYHRLELLGAQMLCERGLGDDEDADGFDTGYNNWEPKLWEALGVSAENADEPPPITNEDMKRESNFLRGTIKEGLEDLSTGTMSASDQQLTKFHGVYLQDDRDLRDQRKQEGLEPAYAFMIRVRLAGNVSTPDQWLTIDKLSDDRGNHTFKITTRGTYQLHGIVKRDLVSSVRDINAVAMDTLGACGDVTRNVMCGAAPSMRHIHEQMSHAARIISKSLLPQTTAYHELFLTELGDVPRGEEGGPKRIKVGGDAVQDVEPLYGPTYLPRKYKVAITVPPYNDVDVYANDVGLVAIVEEGTIVGFDVLLGGGMGTTHNNTKTYPRAGTLVGYIPYDRAPLMCQKIMILQRDHGDRKNRKHARFKYTLDDMGVDVFKAKLEELQGFKFEKSRPFKIEFNHDFFGWCKDETGLNHYTCYIENGRVSDTVDTPHKTGMKKIAEFMKQNSVGLFRLTGNQHVIISDITDEYVPKIKALLERYSLSEKNFSGLRMASQSCVSFPTCGLAMAEAERFLPQFLERLEGELEKFGLRNDSIVLRMTGCPNGCARPWLAEVALVGKSYGFYNLLLGGSFNGDRVNKLYKTNVDEDQAINTLVPLFGRWAKEREEGEHFGDYVIRAGIIKPTLEGKHFWDDLNADI; encoded by the exons ATGATAA CTTCGGATGGAGACGACGATACTTCTTTTACCTATTCGTCTGACGATCTCGCTACCTTGTACGACAGTTTTGCTGGCTCATCATTGGCCGATGGTTTTCAGCACTTACAGTCTCTTTCAGGAAAAGTATACTCGGAGTTTCAGTtgtttccttcttctggatGGTTTGCATCTAAAAAGTATGATCAAGTTATTGTTTTGTTAGGTGATCCTGAACCAATGGTTTCGCATTTGAAGCAATTTGATGCTGCACTTGTCGTTATAAAAGTGTACAGACCTTTTGCTTTGGACGATCTTAAAGAGCTATTAACCAAGACCCTTAAAGGTTACTCTGCAGTTCAATTGGTCGAACAGTCTTCTATCAGCTTCCAATTCTCTCCTTTGCTATTGGATATTATcgattttcttcctcaactttcttctggTGCTAAAGTTATATACTCGCAAATGCTAAAGCTTACTGAGGAAAATGTTGATTCTGCTTTGCAGCACTTGATATCTAATGGTAAGCTTGAGAAGCCAATACAGAGATTGACTTTTGGAAAATCTTTTGATCCGTCTATAACGGCTGTTACCGAGGAAGATGTTAAAAGTTCACCTGATAATGCCTATATCAAGATCTTGCACGAGATTGGCCCAAACGTAATTGTGTTGAACGACTATAAAGTCAATCCTTCTCCTGAATATACTTTGGGTAAATTCTTATATAGGGAGAATCAGCGTGACAAGTTGGCAAATcttgttgagaagaagctaaGTAAGTTCCAAGGGGCTTTGAATGatgatttggccaaatgGTTACTTTGGGCACGTAACTCGGATTCGGTTTCTAAAACGAATTATGATGCTTCTAAATTGTTAGATACTTTGACTCACTCTAATCGTACTGCAGCCTCGGAGTTACTCGATTACAAAGATTTCTTTGAGAGCAAATCCGGCTGGATAATCGGTTCTGATAAATGGAGTTATGATACTGGTCtggcttcttttcaccagGCATTGCAGTCGGGTAAAAAAAACCTTAAGTTGCTCATCATTGATTCGGACTCTTCAATAAATCATCGTCAAAGTAAAAAGAATCTTGGTCTCTATGCTATGAATTATGGTAATGCTTATGTTGCTTCTGTGGCACTCTATTCTTCCTATACGCAGACTTTGACCGCCTTCCTTGAGGCCAGTGCCTATGACGACGGTCCTGCTATTGTTCTTGCATATCTACCGAACGAGGAGAGTCACTTGGAGATATTGAAAACTACAAAGGAAGCTGTAGACACTGGTTATTGGCCCTTGTATCGCTTCAATCCTCATCTAGATGAATACAGCGAAATGTTCAAGTTGGATTCTACATTCATCCGTCGGGagcttcaacaatttttAGATCGTGAAAACAGACTTACTTTACTTGCCCAGAAAAGTGCTAAATTGCAGTATAATTTGCAGACCTACAACAAGGCTGTCGACGAGAAAATTCATCAGACTTCTAAGCAGGCGTTCCAAAACCTACTTGAAAATATGTCTGGCGATCCTATGACGGTTGCCTATGCTTCCGATAACGGTAATGCTGCCGGTTTGGCTAATAGGTTGTCACAGAGGGCTGGAAAAAAGGGGTTCAAAGTTCGGTTGGCTCAATTAGACGACTTGTCAGTGGATGAGTTACCTTTAGAGACCAACTTGATTGTGATTACTTCGACTTCTGGTCAAGGTGAGTTTCCTAGTGGTGGAAAACATTTTTGGGACACTATCAAATCCAGCACTGTGGATTTGGCCAATATTCATGCCTCGGTTTTCGGTCTTGGTGACTCAAAATACTGGCCTCGtcaagaagatgtcaaGTACTACAACCGTCCGAGTGGTGAATTGTATCATAGACTAGAACTCTTGGGTGCTCAGATGCTTTGCGAGAGAGGATtaggtgatgatgaagatgcagatggTTTTGACACAGGCTACAATAACTGGGAGCCTAAGCTTTGGGAAGCACTTGGTGTGTCCGCAGAAAATGCCGATGAACCTCCTCCCATTACCAATGAGGATATGAAACGAGAGTCGAACTTTCTTCGCGGTACCATCAAAGAGGGTCTTGAGGATTTGTCCACTGGCACTATGTCTGCTTCTGATCAGCAGTTGACGAAGTTTCATGGTGTTTATTTGCAAGATGATAGAGATCTCAGAGATCAGAGAAAACAGGAAGGTTTGGAACCTGCATACGCTTTCATGATTCGTGTTAGACTAGCTGGTAACGTGTCTACTCCGGATCAATGGCTTACTATTGATAAGCTTTCCGATGACAGAGGTAACCATACTTTCAAAATCACTACCAGAGGTACCTACCAATTGCATGGTATAGTGAAGAGAGATTTAGTTTCATCGGTGAGAGATATCAACGCTGTCGCCATGGATACCTTGGGTGCCTGTGGTGATGTTACCCGTAACGTGATGTGTGGTGCTGCTCCCTCTATGCGCCATATTCATGAGCAAATGTCTCATGCTGCACGTATTATTTCAAAGTCATTGCTTCCGCAGACCACTGCTTACCACGAACTTTTCCTTACCGAATTGGGAGATGTTCCAAGGggtgaagaaggtggtCCTAAGCGTATCAAAGTTGGTGGAGATGCAGTGCAAGATGTGGAGCCTTTGTATGGGCCAACGTATTTGCCCAGAAAGTATAAGGTGGCCATTACTGTACCTCCATACAACGATGTTGATGTCTACGCAAATGATGTTGGCCTTGTGGCTatagttgaagaaggcaCCATTGTGGGATTTGACGTTTTACTTGGTGGTGGTATGGGTACTACGCACAACAATACCAAGACATACCCTAGGGCAGGCACTTTAGTTGGCTACATTCCATATGATAGGGCGCCGTTAATGTGCCAGAAAATCATGATCTTGCAGCGTGATCACGGAGACAGAAAGAATCGTAAGCATGCTAGATTCAAGTATACATTAGATGACATGGGGGTGGATGTGTTCAAAGCTaaattggaagagttgCAAGGATTTAAGTTTGAGAAGTCCAGACCTTTCAAAATCGAGTTCAACCAcgatttctttggttgGTGCAAAGACGAGACTGGTCTCAACCATTACACCTGCTATATTGAAAATGGACGTGTCTCCGATACCGTGGATACCCCCCATAAAACTggtatgaagaagatcgcTGAGTTTATGAAGCAGAACTCAGTTGGTTTGTTCAGGTTGACTGGTAATCAGCATGTGATCATATCTGATATCACGGACGAGTATGTTCCAAAGATTAAGGCATTACTTGAGAGGTACTCGCTTTCAGAAAAGAACTTCAGTGGTCTTCGGATGGCTTCACAATCGTGTGTATCATTCCCAACATGTGGATTGGCTATGGCGGAAGCCGAACGCTTTTTACCACAATTTCTAGAAAGATTGGAGGGggaattggagaagttcGGCCTTAGAAATGACTCTATAGTATTGAGAATGACGGGATGTCCGAATGGATGTGCCAGACCTTGGCTTGCGGAGGTGGCCCTGGTGGGTAAGTCTTATGGATTTTACAACTTATTACTCGGAGGCAGCTTCAACGGAGATAGAGTCAACAAGCTCTACAAGACAAATGTCGATGAGGACCAGGCTATTAATACCTTGGTTCCACTTTTTGGCAGATGGGCCAAGGAAagagaggaaggagaacaCTTTGGAGATTATGTTATAAGAGCAGGTATTATCAAGCCAACTTTGGAAGGAAAGCACTTCTGGGATGATCTAAATGCTGATATTTAA